In the genome of Phycisphaerales bacterium, one region contains:
- a CDS encoding glycosyltransferase family 1 protein encodes MNDSGQPPHFGDIDRERPLSLDPQVWSDNLEALTRHQPELAETLAGVVLPSPWRAVYGLDETPTWRLEQPGEPPRWLGGTAAPGTRAAGLLDGLVVHGKNVALPRLGAGAELHHLLDQLPAHIAVFVFPENDATLAAVLHSRDFSGALACGRCYFLRPDNAEVALQQLLTTLPGLLPPGEILVPCLTTPEHITTLQALGMRISRQIAEQRAANLATITPRAITPVMDRPRLALFSLRPSIHAPYLHALAEHATTLGWHITPAIVTDPRTVDVTSHCAAVLADTPEVTVCVEHGPELFPRPLPGMPFIWHLESPPPNSVPDSNVYLAASPRIVAALQQAGVTPSQVTPWYWACDPAWSKLQPAQPKEVVLFLGDLPAETPETYGLRNSAHQRLWEAITADIAQQWQSPQLLPVGGLLVAAERRTGLRIDDDGLRTALLQLIEDRLIPAVLQVTLVRACLRGGLRVAAVGRGWERLAGAELKIVAKHASSLGAQRAFAPRVCVAAGRLDPLGPELLLAAARGWPLLIQRLGGVSYSSMLGEVLTPDVHFAPFNTLSEFQEALQWVWDGSPQVRQRADRTRQHVAAKHSFTQRLECLAEVLRSIRAGS; translated from the coding sequence TTGAACGACTCTGGACAGCCGCCGCACTTCGGTGACATTGATCGGGAGCGGCCGCTGTCGCTCGATCCGCAGGTCTGGTCTGACAACCTGGAAGCTCTCACCCGGCACCAGCCAGAACTGGCGGAGACGCTCGCCGGAGTAGTGCTGCCGTCACCATGGCGTGCGGTATACGGCCTTGATGAAACTCCCACGTGGCGCCTGGAACAGCCGGGGGAGCCACCGCGCTGGCTCGGTGGGACGGCTGCGCCGGGCACGCGCGCCGCGGGACTGTTGGATGGACTCGTTGTCCACGGCAAGAACGTCGCCCTGCCCCGCCTCGGAGCCGGCGCCGAACTGCACCATTTACTCGACCAATTGCCGGCCCATATTGCCGTCTTTGTATTCCCGGAGAATGACGCGACCCTCGCAGCCGTGCTCCACAGCCGTGACTTCAGCGGCGCGCTCGCCTGCGGACGGTGCTACTTCCTGCGGCCCGACAACGCCGAGGTGGCACTGCAACAACTGCTAACCACCTTGCCCGGGCTGCTTCCGCCAGGCGAGATTCTGGTTCCCTGCCTCACGACGCCGGAGCACATCACCACACTTCAGGCGCTGGGGATGCGAATCAGCCGGCAGATCGCCGAGCAGCGCGCCGCTAACCTCGCCACGATCACACCGCGCGCCATCACCCCGGTCATGGATCGGCCGCGCCTCGCCCTGTTTTCGCTGCGACCGAGCATCCACGCACCGTACCTGCACGCCCTCGCCGAACACGCCACTACGCTCGGCTGGCACATCACACCGGCCATCGTCACGGACCCGCGCACGGTCGATGTCACGAGTCACTGTGCAGCCGTGCTGGCCGACACCCCCGAGGTCACGGTGTGCGTGGAGCATGGTCCAGAACTATTCCCACGCCCTCTGCCGGGAATGCCCTTCATCTGGCACCTGGAGAGCCCACCACCTAACTCCGTGCCAGATTCCAACGTCTACCTCGCAGCTTCACCGCGCATTGTGGCCGCACTGCAACAAGCCGGCGTAACACCATCCCAGGTCACGCCGTGGTACTGGGCGTGTGACCCCGCCTGGAGCAAGTTGCAACCAGCCCAGCCGAAGGAGGTCGTGCTGTTTCTGGGTGACCTGCCCGCAGAGACACCAGAAACGTACGGGCTGCGCAACTCGGCCCACCAGCGGCTGTGGGAGGCGATTACAGCCGACATCGCTCAACAGTGGCAAAGCCCGCAGCTCCTGCCGGTTGGGGGCTTACTCGTGGCGGCTGAACGACGCACCGGGCTGCGTATCGACGATGACGGTCTCCGTACAGCCCTGCTGCAACTAATCGAGGACCGGTTGATACCGGCCGTGCTTCAGGTGACGCTCGTGCGCGCCTGTCTGCGCGGGGGTTTACGTGTGGCCGCCGTCGGTCGCGGCTGGGAACGGCTTGCCGGTGCCGAGTTGAAGATCGTTGCGAAACACGCTTCGTCACTGGGGGCACAACGCGCCTTCGCACCCCGCGTGTGTGTCGCCGCTGGTCGGCTGGACCCGCTTGGCCCCGAACTCCTGCTCGCCGCCGCCCGCGGCTGGCCACTGCTGATTCAACGACTGGGCGGCGTGTCTTACAGCAGTATGCTCGGTGAAGTGCTGACCCCGGACGTGCACTTTGCCCCGTTCAATACCCTGTCGGAATTTCAGGAAGCCCTACAATGGGTGTGGGATGGGTCGCCGCAGGTCCGGCAACGGGCCGACCGCACGCGACAGCACGTCGCCGCGAAGCACTCTTTCACGCAACGCCTTGAGTGTCTCGCCGAGGTGCTCCGCAGCATAAGGGCCGGATCGTAG
- a CDS encoding gamma-glutamyl-gamma-aminobutyrate hydrolase family protein: MRPIIGINCSFGFDHDADPPRARATLSAAYSDAVLAAGGLPVLFPVLLEPDTALLDELLARVDAIVLTGGYDLDPRHYGENPHSQTETMHPRREAFDLALIHRLEELRKPTLAICLGFQMLHVLRGGKLVQHIDDLPTQPRIVHHLPREQSAFHEVQIAPESLLAEIVGMSVLEVNSRHHQAVAPLHQGSNLRAVAHARDGLVEASEDTRDGRFLLAVQWHPENLIDRWPHRRLFEAVVAAAGGRGIRS; encoded by the coding sequence GTGCGCCCTATCATCGGGATCAACTGCAGCTTTGGGTTCGATCATGACGCCGATCCGCCACGTGCGCGTGCCACGCTCAGCGCGGCCTACAGCGATGCGGTCTTGGCCGCGGGGGGGCTGCCGGTATTATTCCCGGTGCTGCTCGAGCCGGACACGGCACTGCTCGACGAATTGCTCGCGCGTGTCGATGCCATCGTATTGACGGGGGGCTACGACCTCGATCCGCGCCACTACGGCGAGAACCCCCATTCGCAGACCGAAACGATGCATCCGCGCCGTGAAGCGTTCGACCTTGCGCTCATCCACCGCCTCGAAGAGTTGCGCAAGCCGACGCTCGCCATCTGCCTCGGCTTTCAGATGTTGCATGTGCTTCGCGGGGGCAAGCTCGTTCAGCACATCGACGATCTGCCTACGCAACCGCGCATCGTCCACCACCTCCCGCGGGAGCAGAGCGCCTTCCACGAGGTGCAGATCGCGCCGGAGTCACTCCTGGCGGAGATCGTGGGGATGTCCGTGCTCGAGGTGAACAGCCGTCACCACCAGGCGGTTGCGCCGCTGCACCAGGGAAGCAACTTGCGCGCGGTTGCGCACGCGCGCGATGGCCTCGTCGAAGCGTCAGAAGATACGCGCGACGGCCGCTTTCTGCTCGCTGTGCAGTGGCACCCCGAGAACCTGATCGACCGCTGGCCGCACCGACGGCTTTTCGAGGCCGTAGTCGCCGCGGCTGGCGGCCGAGGAATCCGATCGTGA
- the tadA gene encoding Flp pilus assembly complex ATPase component TadA, which yields MDAVVALVDDLLERAFRAGASDVHFEPQPAASASALRVRFRVDALLHEVELLPPAITPNVIARLKVLAGLLTYRVDVPQEGAIPAGAQCPGDVRVATFPTLHGERVVLRLLPAAMEIRGLDELGHAPELVVRLRALLELPQGLLIVCGPAGSGKSTTLHALLAHLSQVRQGASILTLEDPVEIRHAGITQIEVVPHRGLTYATALRSLLRQDPEILMVGEVRDAETAHLVIDAALTGHLLLTTLHSGSPAEALTRLREMGVAPYQLTSTVAAVLSQRLLRTVCRTCGGTGVTERDNGRCTGCLGSCYAGRMAIGELAEVTSDVRSALLAGGDAEMLATAFATAPSLRGDAGRLLQMGRTTKVEVERVLGVLKGRAVEPDGCA from the coding sequence ATGGATGCGGTCGTAGCGCTGGTGGATGACCTGCTCGAACGGGCGTTTCGCGCCGGTGCGAGCGATGTGCACTTCGAGCCGCAGCCGGCGGCGAGCGCCAGTGCACTGCGTGTCCGCTTTCGGGTGGATGCGCTGCTGCACGAAGTCGAGTTGCTGCCGCCTGCGATCACACCGAACGTCATCGCCCGCTTGAAGGTGCTCGCAGGGCTGCTTACCTATCGCGTTGATGTGCCGCAGGAGGGAGCCATTCCCGCCGGGGCGCAGTGTCCGGGCGATGTCCGTGTGGCGACTTTTCCGACGTTGCACGGTGAGCGTGTCGTGCTGCGGCTGCTGCCGGCTGCGATGGAAATACGGGGCCTGGACGAGTTGGGCCATGCGCCGGAACTCGTGGTGCGGCTCCGCGCGCTGCTCGAACTGCCGCAGGGGTTGCTGATCGTTTGCGGACCGGCGGGTAGCGGAAAGAGCACGACTCTGCACGCACTGTTGGCTCATCTTTCGCAGGTGCGCCAAGGGGCGAGCATCCTGACGCTGGAAGACCCCGTCGAGATTCGGCACGCGGGCATTACGCAGATCGAAGTGGTACCGCACCGCGGCCTCACCTATGCCACGGCGCTGCGGAGTCTGCTGAGGCAGGATCCGGAGATCCTGATGGTTGGCGAAGTACGCGATGCGGAAACCGCCCACCTCGTGATCGACGCGGCGCTCACCGGCCACCTGTTGCTGACCACGCTGCACAGCGGATCGCCGGCCGAGGCACTGACGCGGCTACGCGAGATGGGCGTAGCTCCCTACCAGTTGACGAGCACGGTCGCGGCAGTGCTTTCCCAGCGGCTGCTGCGCACGGTGTGCCGGACCTGTGGCGGCACGGGGGTGACGGAGCGGGATAACGGACGTTGTACGGGGTGTCTCGGTTCATGCTACGCGGGGCGGATGGCGATCGGCGAGCTGGCCGAGGTCACATCCGACGTGCGGTCGGCCTTGCTCGCCGGCGGTGATGCGGAGATGCTCGCGACCGCTTTTGCGACGGCGCCGTCGTTGCGCGGGGACGCGGGGCGGTTGTTGCAGATGGGGCGCACCACGAAGGTGGAGGTGGAGCGCGTGCTTGGGGTGCTGAAGGGCCGAGCCGTGGAGCCCGACGGATGTGCGTGA
- the bamA gene encoding outer membrane protein assembly factor BamA: protein MAASARLESAERWAYGVLAGWVLLVGVAGAVTAAAQESEAPEGMTVGRVDFLGLETISEGFVRRLVRTRPDQPLNRGQVADDVRALLQSRKFLAAFATTAVEEGKAVVRYNVREKPAVLAVELEGNKRFEDKELFELTPVPNTPLDAWEVNRGREDILQKYRQAGYYYATVTIDELALQSEGRVIYRITEGPRVRVRDIDFEGNRALGTRRLRALVQSQTYIWIFRAGALDEDQAERDTLALQQLYRDEGYLDARVGYRLDFDEIARADVRLIFVMEEGPRYTVQDIVVRGNEVFSTTRLREEMELLPGRPARNELVRRDTERLRDLYGGNGYIDARIQTTFDYLEEPGLVVLRYDIDEDEQYRFGRITIRGNLQTKDEVVRRELRFYPGQFYNTNEVRRATQRLRETGLFRPESIEIVPLEPIDDTREALVTIEETETTQFLVGFGVSTDSGLVGSISLDNRNFDLFAVPRTWGEFFRGRSFKGDGQRLLIQFEPGTELTRFRISFTEPYLFDQRIRFDSSAYLFQRGRDGYDEQRLGLSLALSRRFDGGFLDGWAIEGSTRFELIDIMDVDVFAARQIREQRGDHTLATLKGAIVRDQTDSRLFPTEGYRLSFAWEQAGLLGGDFTFSKPSFSAAWYKTLQTDILDRKSVLAVRADVAYIFGDYPMFEAYYAGGFGSLRGFAYRGISPRNGVYKNAIGGNFIVLTGAEYSFPLYGQNLRGVTFVDMGTVEEGFGISAWRVAAGFGVRLQVDFFGPVPIVFDFGFPLIKQGDDNTQVFNFAFGASF, encoded by the coding sequence GTGGCAGCGTCAGCGCGACTCGAATCCGCGGAGCGGTGGGCGTACGGAGTCCTCGCGGGGTGGGTGCTCCTGGTCGGTGTAGCCGGCGCGGTTACGGCTGCAGCACAGGAGTCCGAAGCCCCTGAGGGCATGACCGTCGGAAGGGTGGATTTCCTCGGTCTGGAGACGATCTCGGAAGGATTCGTACGCCGACTGGTGCGAACCCGCCCAGACCAGCCGCTGAACCGCGGGCAGGTCGCGGACGATGTTCGGGCACTGCTGCAATCGCGGAAATTCCTCGCGGCCTTCGCCACCACCGCGGTGGAAGAGGGGAAGGCCGTAGTGCGCTACAACGTCCGAGAGAAGCCGGCGGTGCTCGCGGTCGAACTGGAAGGGAACAAGCGCTTCGAGGACAAGGAGCTGTTCGAGCTCACGCCGGTCCCGAATACGCCCTTGGATGCGTGGGAGGTCAACCGGGGTCGCGAGGACATTCTCCAGAAGTACCGCCAGGCGGGCTATTACTACGCGACGGTCACGATCGACGAGCTGGCGCTGCAGTCCGAGGGCCGGGTGATCTACCGGATCACCGAAGGACCGCGCGTGCGCGTGCGTGACATTGACTTCGAAGGCAACCGCGCCTTGGGCACGCGCCGCCTGCGGGCCTTGGTGCAGTCGCAGACGTACATCTGGATCTTCCGAGCTGGTGCGCTCGACGAGGACCAGGCCGAGCGCGACACCCTCGCACTGCAGCAGCTCTACCGTGACGAGGGCTACCTGGATGCCCGCGTGGGCTACCGGCTCGATTTCGACGAGATCGCGCGGGCGGATGTACGGCTCATCTTCGTCATGGAAGAGGGTCCGCGCTACACCGTGCAGGACATCGTGGTACGCGGCAACGAAGTCTTCAGCACCACGCGGCTGCGTGAAGAGATGGAGTTGCTGCCGGGGCGCCCCGCCCGCAACGAGCTGGTCCGCCGCGACACGGAGCGGCTGCGCGACCTGTACGGCGGGAACGGCTACATCGATGCCCGGATCCAGACCACCTTCGATTATCTCGAAGAACCAGGTCTGGTCGTCCTGCGGTACGATATCGATGAGGACGAGCAGTATCGGTTCGGGCGTATCACGATCCGGGGGAATCTTCAGACCAAGGACGAGGTTGTCCGACGCGAGCTGCGCTTTTATCCCGGGCAGTTCTACAACACGAACGAGGTGCGCCGCGCAACGCAGCGCCTCCGCGAGACGGGGCTCTTCCGCCCGGAAAGCATCGAGATCGTGCCGCTCGAACCGATCGACGATACACGCGAGGCCCTTGTGACGATCGAGGAGACCGAGACGACGCAGTTCCTCGTCGGCTTCGGCGTCAGCACCGACAGCGGCCTGGTCGGGTCGATCTCGCTGGACAACCGGAACTTCGATCTCTTCGCCGTACCACGTACCTGGGGAGAATTCTTCCGCGGCCGGTCGTTCAAAGGTGACGGACAGCGCCTGCTGATCCAATTTGAACCCGGCACCGAGCTCACGCGCTTTCGCATCTCCTTCACCGAGCCGTACCTCTTCGATCAGCGCATCCGGTTCGACTCGTCGGCCTACCTGTTCCAGCGTGGTCGCGACGGCTACGACGAACAACGACTTGGCCTGAGTCTGGCGTTGAGTCGGCGTTTCGACGGCGGCTTTCTCGACGGCTGGGCCATCGAGGGTTCGACACGGTTCGAGCTGATCGACATCATGGATGTCGACGTCTTCGCGGCGCGGCAGATCCGTGAGCAGCGCGGTGACCACACGCTCGCGACGCTGAAGGGGGCGATCGTCCGTGACCAGACCGACAGCCGCTTGTTCCCGACCGAGGGGTACCGCCTGAGCTTCGCATGGGAGCAGGCGGGACTGCTGGGTGGTGACTTCACCTTCAGCAAGCCCTCTTTCAGCGCAGCGTGGTACAAGACGCTGCAAACCGACATCCTCGATCGCAAGAGTGTGCTGGCCGTGCGGGCGGACGTGGCGTACATCTTCGGTGATTACCCCATGTTCGAGGCGTACTACGCGGGCGGCTTTGGGTCGCTCCGCGGATTCGCGTATCGCGGCATCTCTCCTCGCAATGGTGTTTACAAGAACGCGATCGGTGGCAACTTCATCGTCCTCACCGGGGCGGAGTACTCCTTCCCGCTGTATGGCCAGAACCTGCGCGGTGTAACTTTCGTGGACATGGGCACGGTCGAGGAGGGCTTCGGCATTTCCGCCTGGCGCGTGGCGGCCGGCTTCGGCGTGCGCTTGCAGGTGGACTTCTTCGGACCGGTACCAATCGTGTTTGACTTCGGTTTCCCGCTGATCAAACAGGGCGACGACAATACCCAGGTCTTCAATTTCGCCTTCGGCGCCTCGTTCTGA
- a CDS encoding AI-2E family transporter, whose protein sequence is MDRYIPKLPPTAWHWVRFAALVTGLVLLLGLLYGLTPVLTPLLLAFALAYILNPVVTWFEQRHRVARLTTTIVVFSLAALLFTGGGIYAVTATMGQLITFQARLPIYVERIGTFLTELNLPQGEWIGAPTTAPDASAEAGPTTPPGHVLDWWQAARPYLQEHGTAVAGTAIRTVQTVFSNIATIATLFVLVPMFAFYFLWRFNDMMAAVRDHLPVDYRPTIVHIVQTADEAIANFFRGRLIVSLLVGLLSAIGWTLVGVPYSVPLGLLAGLFNLVPFLSILALPLALLSAYAGALDAGTAWTVPLILTMGVFLAVQALESFLLSPAIEGQASGLHPLVIVVALLIGAQLAGLLGMLLAIPVTSTLKVLGAQYVLPEVRRLAGVREPLTDEHVTYRLTPADDAAHADTAGNDASSDVPRDA, encoded by the coding sequence ATGGACCGCTACATCCCCAAGCTCCCCCCGACCGCGTGGCACTGGGTTCGCTTCGCTGCATTGGTCACGGGGCTGGTGCTGCTGCTCGGGCTGCTTTACGGCCTGACCCCCGTCCTGACCCCCCTGCTTCTGGCCTTCGCGCTGGCATACATCCTCAATCCGGTGGTCACCTGGTTTGAACAGCGCCACCGTGTAGCGCGTCTCACGACCACGATCGTGGTGTTCTCGCTGGCCGCCCTGCTGTTCACCGGAGGCGGGATCTACGCCGTGACGGCCACAATGGGGCAACTCATTACTTTCCAGGCCCGCTTGCCGATCTATGTGGAGCGCATCGGCACCTTCCTTACTGAGTTGAACCTGCCACAGGGCGAGTGGATCGGTGCCCCGACGACCGCTCCGGACGCCAGTGCTGAAGCCGGACCGACTACACCGCCCGGCCACGTGCTCGATTGGTGGCAGGCCGCCCGCCCATATCTCCAAGAACACGGCACGGCCGTGGCGGGCACCGCCATCCGCACGGTACAGACCGTGTTTTCCAACATTGCGACCATTGCAACCCTCTTCGTGCTCGTACCCATGTTCGCGTTCTATTTCCTCTGGCGCTTCAACGACATGATGGCTGCGGTGCGCGACCACTTGCCCGTGGACTACCGCCCGACAATCGTGCACATCGTCCAAACCGCCGATGAAGCGATTGCCAATTTCTTCCGTGGGCGGCTGATCGTCAGTCTGCTGGTCGGCCTGCTGAGCGCGATCGGCTGGACGCTCGTGGGCGTACCCTATAGCGTGCCACTGGGCCTGCTTGCAGGACTGTTCAATCTCGTGCCCTTCCTCAGCATCCTGGCGCTGCCGCTCGCGCTGCTCTCGGCTTACGCGGGCGCTCTGGATGCCGGCACCGCCTGGACGGTACCCCTGATCCTGACGATGGGGGTTTTCCTCGCGGTGCAGGCGCTCGAGTCCTTCCTGCTGAGTCCGGCGATCGAGGGGCAGGCGTCGGGGTTGCATCCGCTTGTGATCGTGGTCGCCCTGCTGATCGGCGCACAGCTCGCTGGCCTGCTCGGGATGTTGCTCGCGATTCCAGTGACCAGTACGCTCAAGGTCCTCGGTGCGCAATATGTCTTGCCTGAGGTACGGCGGCTCGCCGGAGTCCGCGAGCCGCTGACGGATGAGCATGTGACCTACCGGCTCACCCCCGCGGACGATGCTGCCCACGCTGACACCGCCGGTAACGATGCCTCGTCAGACGTGCCCAGGGATGCGTGA
- a CDS encoding methanol--corrinoid methyltransferase, with the protein MVPTSRNAQTRTYRKPALATADLLMFGRCPEPVRTRSGLTLGAGEVYPEINFTLPPMPITSETWPKIREIYSQLMDALLGRAHDLALPGLVVEFEQLPPMTATPGWGAELTELLATKLRQAQESFGLKSALRVTIVDLREEQKPPPRRKGEPWDHMRASLEQCAARGADFLSIESTGGKEVHDLALTRGDIPGIIFALGVLAPRDMSWLWDQFVEVGNAHNVLAGGDTACGFANTAMQLVGQKMLPDTLAAVVRALSSVRSLVAYERGAVGPSKDCAYEGPVMKAIAGVPISMEGRSATCAHLSPIGNIAGAACDLWSNESVADVRLLSGPAPIASLESLAYDCRLFNVALQRGTEKTLRDLHVESDAPHSAQAALMTPVATLKLAAAITSETDPYRRALAAGRTAFALLDEARASEALRMDGREARWYDKLRTAFDALPEDAATLQAQIQPKYGALYSPEAYDLSA; encoded by the coding sequence ATGGTTCCCACCTCCCGCAACGCTCAAACCCGCACCTATCGCAAGCCCGCGCTCGCGACCGCCGACCTTCTCATGTTCGGACGCTGTCCAGAGCCCGTGCGAACGCGTTCGGGTCTCACTCTTGGCGCCGGCGAGGTGTACCCCGAGATAAATTTCACACTTCCTCCCATGCCGATCACGTCAGAGACCTGGCCCAAGATCCGGGAGATTTATTCGCAGCTCATGGACGCCCTGCTTGGCCGTGCACACGACCTCGCGTTGCCCGGCCTCGTTGTCGAGTTTGAACAGCTTCCGCCCATGACCGCCACGCCCGGATGGGGTGCCGAGTTGACCGAACTACTCGCGACGAAGCTCCGGCAAGCCCAGGAGTCCTTTGGCCTCAAATCCGCGCTGCGCGTTACGATCGTCGATCTGCGTGAGGAGCAAAAGCCCCCGCCGCGTCGCAAGGGTGAACCATGGGACCACATGCGCGCCTCTTTGGAGCAGTGTGCGGCGCGCGGTGCGGACTTCCTATCGATCGAATCCACGGGCGGCAAAGAGGTCCACGACCTCGCCCTCACCCGCGGGGACATTCCCGGGATCATCTTTGCCCTGGGCGTGCTCGCCCCGCGTGATATGAGCTGGCTCTGGGACCAGTTCGTCGAAGTCGGCAATGCCCACAACGTGCTGGCCGGCGGCGACACGGCCTGCGGTTTCGCCAATACCGCCATGCAGCTCGTCGGCCAGAAAATGCTGCCGGATACACTTGCCGCCGTCGTCCGGGCGCTGTCCAGCGTGCGGAGTCTTGTGGCGTACGAGCGCGGCGCCGTGGGACCGTCGAAGGATTGTGCTTACGAGGGTCCGGTGATGAAGGCCATCGCCGGCGTACCGATCAGCATGGAGGGCCGTTCCGCTACTTGCGCACACCTCTCGCCCATCGGCAACATTGCCGGCGCGGCCTGCGACCTTTGGAGCAACGAGTCCGTGGCCGACGTACGACTGCTATCCGGACCGGCTCCGATCGCCTCACTCGAATCGCTCGCTTACGACTGCCGACTTTTCAATGTGGCCCTGCAGCGCGGCACCGAGAAGACCCTGCGGGATCTGCATGTTGAAAGCGATGCTCCGCACAGTGCCCAGGCCGCACTCATGACCCCTGTGGCCACCTTGAAATTGGCCGCCGCGATTACGAGCGAAACCGACCCTTATCGTCGGGCGCTGGCGGCCGGACGCACGGCATTCGCGTTGCTCGACGAGGCCCGCGCCTCGGAAGCACTCCGCATGGATGGGCGCGAGGCCCGCTGGTACGACAAATTGCGGACCGCCTTCGACGCCCTGCCCGAGGATGCCGCGACTCTCCAAGCCCAAATCCAACCGAAGTATGGCGCCCTTTACAGCCCGGAGGCCTACGATCTTTCGGCCTAG
- a CDS encoding type II secretion system F family protein: MPHFDYEGRFSAGGGLTGTIEANSPAEATATLERLGVQVHTVRPTRGAAYFMPLTLDEFTFFNEQLSVLTRAGVPLDEGLRQLAQDVGSRRLRRLFVDLADELHAGTSLETALEKHRRRFPPGYGAVVSAGVQTGDVSGVLYSVIAASRRTTAFRQSLTAALAYPLTVLLLTWAVLSFVMRTVLPQLEGAFRDMVESGIGRGVSVYQEVVFSIARMWSAVDLTLALMLALVVLVVILLALRPLVHVRDAVLRSVPGIRGMYRNSALARFTHVGALAALRTAPLPDLLRTAGAACGSSALRGAAERLAGQLEQGIDLSTAAERESALPPTWVMAVRVAGPRGDLPGVLADLARYYEESAERAAQLLRIVLAPLIFGVAIVALLGVAGVILTVVAELLRGLTWF, translated from the coding sequence ATGCCACACTTCGACTACGAGGGACGGTTTTCGGCCGGTGGTGGTCTGACGGGCACCATTGAAGCGAACTCTCCGGCCGAGGCGACCGCAACGCTTGAACGCCTGGGTGTGCAGGTCCACACCGTCCGGCCCACGCGGGGCGCGGCGTATTTCATGCCGCTCACGCTGGATGAGTTCACCTTCTTCAACGAGCAGCTCTCGGTGCTGACGCGCGCCGGCGTGCCGTTGGACGAGGGGCTGCGCCAACTCGCGCAGGATGTCGGTTCGCGCCGGCTGCGCCGGCTGTTTGTCGACCTGGCGGATGAGTTGCACGCGGGCACATCGCTCGAAACGGCGCTGGAGAAACACCGGCGACGATTTCCACCTGGGTACGGCGCGGTGGTCAGTGCAGGGGTGCAGACGGGGGATGTTTCAGGCGTACTCTACAGTGTGATCGCGGCGAGCCGTCGCACAACGGCCTTCCGACAGTCACTCACGGCGGCGCTGGCGTATCCACTGACTGTACTGCTGTTGACATGGGCGGTTCTCAGCTTCGTGATGCGCACGGTGCTGCCGCAGCTCGAGGGGGCTTTCCGTGACATGGTCGAATCAGGAATTGGGCGGGGCGTATCTGTGTACCAGGAGGTCGTGTTTTCAATCGCGCGCATGTGGTCGGCTGTCGATCTCACACTCGCCCTCATGTTGGCATTGGTGGTACTGGTCGTGATCCTGCTGGCGCTACGGCCGTTGGTGCACGTTCGCGACGCTGTGCTGCGCAGCGTTCCGGGCATCCGCGGCATGTACCGGAACAGTGCGCTCGCACGTTTTACGCATGTTGGGGCACTCGCGGCCCTGCGTACGGCACCGCTGCCCGATCTGCTTCGTACGGCTGGCGCGGCCTGCGGCAGCAGCGCGCTGCGAGGTGCGGCCGAACGGCTGGCCGGCCAACTGGAGCAGGGTATCGACCTCTCCACAGCGGCGGAGCGCGAGTCGGCGTTACCACCGACCTGGGTGATGGCGGTGCGCGTGGCGGGTCCGCGGGGTGATCTGCCCGGCGTGCTGGCGGATCTGGCGCGGTACTACGAAGAGTCGGCCGAGCGGGCCGCGCAGTTACTGCGGATCGTGCTTGCACCGTTGATCTTCGGGGTTGCGATCGTCGCGCTCCTCGGCGTGGCGGGTGTCATCCTGACGGTGGTCGCCGAGCTGCTCCGCGGCCTGACCTGGTTCTGA
- a CDS encoding corrinoid protein has translation MSLLEKIAKAVLDGDEDAVPGLVRQAVQEGSAPNDVLQQGLLKGMAEVGRLFRDGEYFVPEVLISAETLKAGTAVLKPLLVAAGIKPEFTAIVGTVKGDLHDIGKNLVSTMLEGVGFEVIDIGVDVPAERFVSACREHKAHIVAISALLTTTMPAMEEAVKALRAANLQPTPMVLVGGAPITQDYADKIGANGYGKDAATGAELARKLVSR, from the coding sequence ATGTCCCTACTCGAAAAGATCGCGAAGGCCGTCCTTGATGGCGACGAGGATGCTGTACCCGGTCTCGTCCGGCAAGCCGTCCAGGAGGGCAGCGCCCCGAACGACGTTCTCCAACAGGGCCTGCTCAAAGGCATGGCAGAAGTCGGCCGCCTCTTTCGCGACGGTGAGTATTTTGTTCCCGAAGTACTGATTTCGGCTGAGACCCTGAAGGCGGGCACGGCCGTCCTGAAGCCGCTGCTTGTTGCGGCGGGTATCAAGCCGGAGTTCACTGCGATCGTGGGGACCGTCAAGGGCGATCTGCACGACATTGGCAAGAACCTGGTATCCACCATGCTCGAAGGCGTCGGTTTCGAGGTGATCGACATCGGTGTCGACGTGCCGGCCGAGCGGTTCGTGAGTGCCTGTCGCGAGCACAAGGCCCATATCGTTGCGATCAGCGCGTTGTTGACCACGACGATGCCGGCGATGGAAGAGGCCGTGAAGGCCCTGCGCGCTGCCAATTTGCAACCGACCCCCATGGTTCTCGTCGGTGGCGCCCCAATCACGCAGGACTACGCCGACAAGATCGGTGCGAACGGCTACGGCAAGGACGCCGCGACCGGTGCCGAACTGGCACGCAAGCTGGTCTCTCGATAG